From a region of the Euwallacea similis isolate ESF13 chromosome 19, ESF131.1, whole genome shotgun sequence genome:
- the LOC136415064 gene encoding serine/threonine-protein phosphatase 2A regulatory subunit B'' subunit alpha-like isoform X3: MAAMARRRPGGGADAAEEDIAAIAKQISDTAEVIYQNWKSRNLAPADLIACHAAGDTDKLGSMLKPQPPVKPSIDLLAQAPNMDNNRLEKLVKNFVHEDKARLAAQAACKPMPSSIQYALQKFEKNAAPVVVENGFGGGAKNSPTTGGNPGKKLNNYGQMTIEQTYPSPLNKLTHTATPAPKPQISPKPPHLSDTIEMTLPPDLNPAALQTWPLKNRVIGTDKVSGKKSVTGNSIPTPYGGHSNGTTPGNGSPTLGRFGSGYLQSRENSNAQEYSTLPSRVSKTTIDEVALEEKRLINALKNGEVVNEEPVIEVPSRHIIREPEKSPEGITKWGLRSTPKRPEQQVPHPELTSTQRLHLRQSSANPVRPFLTRGSVAERVLIFERCPSDFLLDKRVRAHPVLQASKPQPSIKPLSLQHTTLQRHVRAHRNVNIPRFHYPAGKPGPPGQIETIRAKIKTAFAQIGERASREHFRAITEACQLPLYWKTALYLAACADKGTCTLEQFMTFWQGMSAGSHDAAARFVYILTRGKRQYLVPEDFIPLVQDVVETHPGLTFLKEATEFHSRYVHTVIARIYYCVNRSWSAKISVAELRRSNLLTVIQLLEEEEDINQITQFFSYEHFYVIYCKFWELDRDHDLFIDKQDLTRHNDHALSSRIIERIFCGCVTRGNKRRQEDSMSYTDFVWFLLSEEDKSHPTAIEYWFRCMDLDGDGYLSMYELEYFYEEQMQRMESIGIETLPFQDCLCQMLDMVKPKIPGRIALSDLKKCKMTPIFFDTFFNLEKYLDHEQRDPFASQRDHDLDGIEMSDWDRYASEEYELLVAEEGGNEGNDSM, translated from the exons ATGGCGGCAATGGCGAGACGTCGACCAGGGGGGGGCGCCGACGCCGCCGAAGAGGACATCGCCGCCATAGCCAAGCAGATTTCCGACACTGCCGAGGTCATTTACCAGAACTGGAAATCGAGGAATTTGGCACCAGCGGATTTGATCGCGTGTCACGCAGCAGGGGATACCGACAAGTTGGG GTCGATGTTGAAGCCCCAGCCGCCGGTCAAGCCGTCCATCGACTTGCTGGCGCAGGCGCCCAATATGGACAATAATCGTCTTGAAAAACTGGTGAAGAATTTCGTGCACGAAGATAAAGCCCGGTTGGCGGCGCAAGCCGCTTGCAAGCCGATGCCTAGCAGCATCCAATACGCCCTGCAGAAGTTCGAGAAGAATGCTGCCCCCGTGGTGGTGGAAAACGGCTTCGGGGGGGGCGCCAAAAATTCGCCGACCACCGGAGGCAACCCAGGAAAGAAACTTAATAATTACGGACAGATGACCATAGAACAA acTTACCCGTCACCACTGAACAAACTCACCCACACCGCCACACCCGCCCCAAAACCGCAAATATCCCCCAAACCGCCCCACCTTTCGGACACCATAGAAATGACCTTGCCCCCCGATTTGAACCCAGCGGCGTTGCAAACGTGGCCCCTGAAAAATCGCGTCATCGGCACCGATAAGGTGTCGGGCAAAAAGTCCGTTACCGGCAACAGCATACCCACCCCCTATGGGGGTCATAGTAATGGTACTACCCCCGGTAATGGGTCTCCTACACTGGGTCGGTTCGGAAGTGGGTATTTGCAGAGCAGGGAAAACAGTAATGCTCAGGAATATAGTACTCTACCCTCGAGGGTGTCCAAGACCACTATTGATGAG GTGGCATTGGAGGAAAAAAGGCTGATTAACGCTCTCAAAAACGGCGAGGTTGTGAACGAGGAACCGGTGATCGAGGTACCCTCAAGACACATTATCCGGGAGCCTGAAAAATCTCCCGAGGGAATCACCAAATGGGGCCTTAGGAGCACACCGAAACGTCCGGAGCAGCAG gTTCCTCATCCGGAATTGACTTCGACCCAAAGACTGCACCTGCGCCAGTCCTCAGCGAATCCAGTGCGGCCCTTCTTGACTAGGGGTTCTGTAGCTGAAAGGGTCCTAATTTTCGAGCGCTGTCCAAGCGATTTTTTGCTGGACAAAAGGGTGAGAGCACACCCGGTGTTACAAGCCAGCAAACCTCAG CCTTCCATTAAACCTTTATCGTTGCAACACACGACGCTACAGAGGCACGTCCGGGCCCATCGCAACGTCAACATCCCGAGATTCCACTATCCGGCTGGCAAACCGGGTCCTCCAGGTCAAATTGAGACGATTAGGGCGAAAATCAAGACAGCCTTCGCACAGATCGGCGAAAGGGCTTccag AGAACATTTTAGGGCGATAACGGAGGCCTGCCAATTGCCGCTCTATTGGAAAACTGCCCTGTATTTGGCTGCGTGTGCGGATAAAGGAACATGCACCCTCGAACAATTTATGACATTTTGGCAGGG AATGTCTGCTGGTAGCCATGACGCAGCCGCCCGCTTTGTGTACATCCTCACGCGCGGGAAAAGGCAATATTTGGTCCCTGAGGATTTTATTCCTCTAGTTCAGGATGTAGTGGAAACCCATCCGGGTCTCACTTTTCTCAAAGAGGCTACTGAGTTCCACTCAAGATATGTTCACACAGTAATCGCCCGCATTTACTACTGCGTAAACCGATCTTGGTCTGCAAAAATCTCTGTTGCCGAGCTGAGACGCTCCAACTTGCTCACGGTGATCCAGCTGCTCGAAGAAGAGGAAGACATCAACCAAATTACGCAGTTCTTCAGTTACGAACACTTCTATGTGATTTATTGCAAGTTCTGGGAGCTGGACCGGGACCATGATTTATTTATCGACAAGCAGGATTTGACCAGGCACAACGATCACG CTCTGTCCTCACGCATAATCGAGCGTATTTTCTGCGGCTGTGTGACTCGCGGCAATAAACGCCGCCAAGAAGATAGCATGTCTTACACCGACTTCGTGTGGTTTTTGCTCAGCGAGGAGGACAAGTCGCACCCCACCGCCATTGAGTACTGGTTTCGTTGTATGGATCTAGATGGTGATGGGTACTTATCAATGTACGAATTGGAGTACTTCTACGAGGAGCAAATGCAGCGCATGGAGAGCATCGGCATTGAAACTTTACCTTTCCAG GATTGTCTCTGTCAAATGCTTGATATGGTCAAACCGAAGATTCCCGGTAGGATTGCTTTGAGCGATCTGAAGAAGTGCAAAATGACCCCGATTTTCTTCGATACTTTCTTCAATTTGGAGAAGTACCTAGATCACGAGCAGAGAGATCCTTTCGCCTCGCAGAGGGATCACGATCTTGATGGCATAGAG atGTCTGATTGGGATCGCTACGCCTCTGAGGAGTACGAGCTGTTGGTTGCAGAAGAGGGTGGAAATGAAGGCAACGACAGCAtgtaa